One window of the Niallia circulans genome contains the following:
- a CDS encoding VOC family protein, with translation MFKVGSIFIPVTDIKKSTDWYVKFLGVKIIDSWEDGAGFYLPAGTTQLALVKVESPQPTEFIIKGDQKNSYFNFVVDNIEAAHQQFRNNGIVTTEIDDFGGMKFFDFFDLDGNPFSVVNEVSNSPFHSENVREMQERDKTKK, from the coding sequence ATGTTTAAAGTAGGTAGTATATTTATTCCCGTTACAGATATTAAGAAATCTACCGATTGGTATGTAAAGTTTCTTGGTGTGAAGATAATCGATAGTTGGGAGGATGGTGCCGGCTTTTATTTACCAGCTGGAACAACACAATTAGCCTTAGTAAAAGTAGAATCCCCCCAGCCTACTGAATTTATTATTAAAGGGGATCAGAAGAACTCCTATTTTAATTTTGTCGTTGATAATATTGAAGCTGCCCATCAACAATTTAGAAACAATGGCATCGTTACTACCGAAATCGATGATTTTGGCGGAATGAAATTTTTTGATTTCTTTGACTTGGACGGTAACCCATTTAGTGTCGTTAATGAAGTGAGCAATTCTCCCTTCCACTCAGAAAATGTGAGAGAAATGCAAGAAAGAGATAAAACAAAGAAATAA
- a CDS encoding RNA polymerase sigma factor, whose protein sequence is MVFEDIEVVIKKLYKYCLRLSGSPWTAENLVQETILKVYKIKKAEPKREFTFSYLCTVAKNQFIDENRKYKESILFNEDIFGEAYDFIDYDGLIEILLTTLPLKQAMLVTLKDVFGYTSKEMASMLRISNEAIKTALHRSRKKLKLQNNNMKIPSSNQEIITALTKAIREAKPMQIFYLYRLLESQNFKVRRGSIHSRFYVIDPDGNILEITSS, encoded by the coding sequence ATGGTTTTTGAAGATATCGAGGTTGTGATTAAGAAACTTTATAAATATTGTTTAAGGTTGTCAGGGTCACCTTGGACAGCCGAGAATCTAGTACAAGAAACGATCCTAAAGGTTTATAAAATAAAAAAAGCGGAGCCGAAAAGGGAGTTTACATTTTCTTATTTATGTACGGTGGCAAAAAATCAGTTTATCGATGAGAACAGGAAATATAAAGAGAGTATTTTATTTAATGAGGACATTTTCGGAGAAGCCTACGATTTTATAGATTACGATGGTTTAATAGAAATTTTACTTACCACCCTACCTTTAAAACAGGCTATGCTAGTTACCTTGAAGGATGTATTTGGCTACACTTCAAAAGAAATGGCATCCATGTTAAGAATAAGTAATGAGGCGATTAAAACAGCACTTCATCGGTCTAGAAAGAAACTAAAATTGCAAAATAATAATATGAAAATCCCCTCTTCTAATCAAGAAATTATTACTGCCCTCACTAAAGCAATACGGGAAGCGAAACCGATGCAAATATTTTATCTTTATCGACTATTAGAATCACAAAATTTTAAGGTAAGAAGAGGTTCTATCCATTCTCGATTCTATGTTATAGACCCAGATGGAAATATTTTAGAAATTACATCCTCATAA